A window from Physeter macrocephalus isolate SW-GA chromosome 11, ASM283717v5, whole genome shotgun sequence encodes these proteins:
- the SOCS4 gene encoding suppressor of cytokine signaling 4 → MAENSESNSKNVDVRPKTSRSRSADRKDGYVWSGKKLSWSKKSESCSDAETVSAIEKTEVPLRSQERKHSCSSIELDLDHSCGHRFLGRSLKQKLQDAVGQCFPIKNCSSRHSSGLPSKRKIHISELMLDKCPFPPRSDLAFRWHFIKRHTAPISPKSDEWVSTDLSHTELRDGQLKQRRNMEEVNCFSHTSVQPCVITNNNSSGRGGPGTGSIMNLASNNSIEDSDMDSDDEIITLCTSSRKRNKPKWEIDEETLQLETPPKYHTQIDYVHCLVPDLLQINNNPCYWGVMDKYAAEALLEGKPEGTFLLRDSAQEDYLFSVSFRRYSRSLHARIEQWNHNFSFDAHDPCVFHSPDITGLLEHYKDPSACMFFEPLLSTPLIRTFPFPLQHICRTVICNCTTYDGIDALPIPSSMKLYLKEYHYKSKVRVLRIDAPEQQC, encoded by the coding sequence ATGGCAGAAAATAGTGAAAGTAATAGTAAAAATGTAGATGTGAGGCCCAAAACTAGTCGGAGTCGAAGTGCTGACAGAAAGGATGGTTATGTATGGAGTGGAAAGAAGTTATCTTGGTCAAAAAAGAGTGAAAGTTGTTCAGATGCTGAAACAGTGAGTGCTatagagaaaactgaagttcctTTAAGGAGCCAAGAAAGGAAGCACAGCTGTTCATCTATCGAGTTGGATTTAGATCATTCCTGTGGGCATAGATTTTTAGGCCGGTCTCTTAAACAGAAACTGCAAGATGCTGTGGGGCAGTGTTTTCCAATAAAGAATTGTAGTAGTCGGCACTCTTCAGGGCTTCCgtctaaaagaaaaattcatatcAGTGAACTCATGTTAGATAAGTGTCCTTTCCCACCTCGATCAGATTTAGCCTTTAGGTGGCATTTTATTAAACGACACACTGCTCCTATAAGTCCCAAATCCGATGAATGGGTAAGCACAGACTTGTCTCATACTGAATTGAGGGATGGTCAACTAAAACAACGAAGAAACATGGAAGAGGTAAACTGCTTCTCACATACCAGTGTTCAGCCCTGTGTCATAACCAATAACAATTCTTCGGGTAGAGGTGGTCCTGGGACTGGCTCTATAATGAACCTGGCTTCAAATAACAGTATAGAAGATAGTGATATGGATTCAGATgatgaaattataacactttgCACAAGttccaggaaaagaaacaaacccaaatgGGAAATTGATGAAGAAACCCTGCAACTGGAAACACCTCCTAAGTACCATACCCAGATTGATTATGTCCACTGTCTTGTACCAGACCTCCTTCAGATCAATAATAATCCATGTTACTGGGGCGTTATGGATAAATATGCAGCTGAAGCTCTACTAGAAGGAAAACCAGAGGGTACCTTTTTACTGCGAGATTCAGCACAGGAAGACTATTTATTCTCTGTTAGTTTTAGACGCTATAGTCGTTCTCTTCATGCTAGAATTGAACAGTGGAATCACAACTTTAGCTTTGATGCACATGATCCTTGTGTCTTCCATTCTCCTGACATTACTGGGCTCCTAGAGCATTATAAGGACCCGAGTGCCTGTATGTTCTTTGAACCACTTTTATCCACTCCTTTAATTCGGACTTTCCCCTTTCCCCTGCAGCATATATGCAGAACAGTTATTTGTAACTGTACAACTTATGATGGCATTGATGCCCTTCCAATTCCTTCTTCCATGAAATTATATCTGAAAGAATATCACTATAAATCAAAAGTTAGAGTACTCAGGATTGATGCACCAGAACAACAATGCTAG